Proteins encoded in a region of the Thermodesulfobacteriota bacterium genome:
- the rplL gene encoding 50S ribosomal protein L7/L12 — protein sequence MAITKEDVVQFIENMTVLELSQLVKELEEKFGVTAAAPMAFAAMPGAAAEAAAPAEEKTEFDVKLTDSGAQKIQVIKVVRALTGLGLKEAKDLVDGAPSMVKEAVSKAEAEDVKKKIEEAGGKVEIV from the coding sequence ATGGCCATCACCAAGGAAGATGTCGTCCAGTTCATCGAGAACATGACGGTCCTCGAGCTCTCCCAGCTCGTGAAGGAGCTCGAGGAGAAGTTCGGGGTCACGGCGGCCGCCCCCATGGCGTTTGCCGCCATGCCCGGCGCCGCTGCCGAGGCCGCGGCCCCCGCGGAGGAGAAGACCGAGTTCGACGTGAAGCTCACGGACTCGGGCGCCCAGAAGATCCAGGTTATCAAGGTCGTGCGTGCGCTCACCGGCCTGGGCCTGAAGGAGGCCAAGGACCTGGTGGACGGCGCTCCGAGCATGGTCAAGGAAGCGGTGAGCAAGGCCGAGGCCGAGGACGTGAAGAAGAAGATCGAAGAGGCCGGTGGGAAGGTCGAGATCGTCTGA